Genomic window (Chryseobacterium bernardetii):
TTCATTAAGAAAAGGGAACAGGGACAGGAAAACAGAAGCATCAAAGAGATCTGTAAAGAAATTTTTTCTTATGGTGACGGGATGACCATGAGTTCTAAAAAGGACGGATTGGTAAATATTGGAGGATTTATCGCGTTAAATAATGAGGAGATTTTCAGAAAAGCATCTAATTTCACCATTATCTATGAAGGTTTCATTACTTATGGCGGAATGGCCGGAAGAGATATGGCGGCATTAGCGGTAGGTCTGGATGAAGCTACAGAATTCGCTTATCTGGAAAGTAGAATATCTCAGGTAGAATATCTTGGAAATAAATTAATTGAGTACGGAATTCCTGTACAGAAGCCAATTGGAGGACATGCTGTTTTCATTGACTCTTTAAATTTCCTACCTAATGTTTCCCGCGAAGAATATCCGGCTCAGACTTTAGGTCTTGAAATTTATAAGGAAGCAGGTATCAGAACCGTAGAAATCGGGACTTTACTGGCAGACAGAGATCCTGAGACCAGACAAAACCGTTATCCGAAACTGGAGCTGGTACGCCTTGCTATTCCTAGAAGAACATACACCAACAATCATATGGATTATATTGCTGCTGCAATAAAGAATGTATATGAAAGACGTGAAGAAATAGCAAAAGGGTATAAAATTACCTGGGAACCGGAAATATTAAGACACTTTACCGTTCAGCTTGAAAAAGCATAAAAATAACAAAACCGGAATTTATTTCCGGTTTTTTTATACCGATCAGGAAACTATCTGCTTCAAAATCTCATTCTTGTCTAAGCATATTTTTCATGTTTTTTATCTTATTTTTCAAAAATTCAAAATCAAATTAATTTATTTTTTATAAATAATGAATGATTTTAATTTACTTTTGCATCTGTAAAACAGACCGAAAAAATATTTAAACACTAACCTGAAAAAATCCGTTATTCCGAACATGAATAAAATTGCTGTCGTGGGCGCTGGTATTTCCGGCTTAAGCATGGCGAATTATCTCGAAAAACACAAAATTGATTATCATATTTACGAAAGAAGAAGCAAGGAAGATTTGGCAGGCCATGGCTTTCTTATCCCACAGGAAGGTATTGAGTATCTTAACAAAATTATAGATCCTGATCTCCTTTTTGAACAGGGAAGCTTTCTGAAAAAATATATTCAATATTCTCATACCGGAAAAAAAATTGCAGAAAAGGACCTCAGCAATGTATTTGCTATTTCCAGACAGGCCCTTATTCGTCTTCTGTCCGCAAACATCTCTTCTGAAAAAATAACATACAATGCAACAGTAATCCCCTCTGAAACAGAAGAAAAAGGAAAATTGAAACATCCCGACGGAACTACTATAGAAGCTGACATAACTATTGTTTCAGATGGTTCTAAAAGCCGCATCAGAAGGAATCTTTTCAAAGATGAAAAAATGAGGCAGGTACAGGAGAATGAAGTAGTCAATATTATTAAGGATGAAACTATTGCAGCTTCTGTTGAAAATGATTTCATAAAGTTTCATCATGATCAGGGCGGACTAACTTTTGGAGTTCTGAAGCTTTCTCATGACACCATTCTGTGGTACTCCCAGTTTGATAATGAAAAATATAAAATCAATGAATATACTTCGGACAATCTGAAGGGCTATATGCTTGAGCTTTTCGCTGACTGGCATCCTTTAGTCTCTTCAATCATTCAAAATTCAAATTATGAAAATGTACATTTATGGTGTGTTTATGAACTGGAGGAGCTCAACCCTTTTTATAAAGACAATATAGTATTCATAGGTGATGCAGCCCATCCACTCATTCCTTTTACAAGCCAGGGAGTTACCTCAGCACTTAAAGACTCTTATATCTTGACTAAATATCTGATTGAAGAGCATACAATCGCAGAGGCTTTTCGTAAATATGAATCGGAAAGAAAGCCTGAAATAGAAACTCACATCAATAACGGCAGAATATTATTGAAACAGTTTCTGCTTCCAACAGACCAACAGACAGATAATATTTTACCCATATCATACAAATAAGAAATGTTTACCAATAACGATATCAACTTTGAAGCCTTAAAAAGAAAAGCCTATAACGGAAGATGGGCAACCCTGGAAGACGGAATTATTCCTTTAACAGCTGCAGATCCGGACTTTAGGGCTGCTCCTGAAATAGAACAGGGAATCATTGACTATATAAAAGACGGCTACCTGAGCTATGGGCCATTCTCAGGACTTCCTGAATTCAAGAAAAGTGTTGCAGATCATTTTAACCATGAAAAACACGGGAGTTTTTATGCTGAAAATGTGCTGGCAGTTAACAGCGCGGCGCAGGGAATGTTCCTTATCGCAAAATATGTTTTAAATCCTGGTGATGAAGCTATCATTCTGGATCCTGTAGATTTTTTATTTAAAAAGTCTGTAGAAACGGCT
Coding sequences:
- a CDS encoding tryptophanase, whose amino-acid sequence is MNLPYAEPFRIKMVEEIYQSTRAEREQWLKEANYNLFNLKSSQVFIDLLTDSGTGAMSDRQWGALMTGDESYAGSRSFEQLQNSVEKITGFKYLLPTHQGRAAENVLFSVLVKEGDVVPGNSHFDTTKGHIEFRKAHAIDCTIDEAFDINNLHPFKGNINLEKLEAVYKSHPKESIPFCLITITCNSSGGQPVSLENMKAVKALSDQYGIPVFFDSARFAENAYFIKKREQGQENRSIKEICKEIFSYGDGMTMSSKKDGLVNIGGFIALNNEEIFRKASNFTIIYEGFITYGGMAGRDMAALAVGLDEATEFAYLESRISQVEYLGNKLIEYGIPVQKPIGGHAVFIDSLNFLPNVSREEYPAQTLGLEIYKEAGIRTVEIGTLLADRDPETRQNRYPKLELVRLAIPRRTYTNNHMDYIAAAIKNVYERREEIAKGYKITWEPEILRHFTVQLEKA
- a CDS encoding FAD-dependent monooxygenase; the encoded protein is MNKIAVVGAGISGLSMANYLEKHKIDYHIYERRSKEDLAGHGFLIPQEGIEYLNKIIDPDLLFEQGSFLKKYIQYSHTGKKIAEKDLSNVFAISRQALIRLLSANISSEKITYNATVIPSETEEKGKLKHPDGTTIEADITIVSDGSKSRIRRNLFKDEKMRQVQENEVVNIIKDETIAASVENDFIKFHHDQGGLTFGVLKLSHDTILWYSQFDNEKYKINEYTSDNLKGYMLELFADWHPLVSSIIQNSNYENVHLWCVYELEELNPFYKDNIVFIGDAAHPLIPFTSQGVTSALKDSYILTKYLIEEHTIAEAFRKYESERKPEIETHINNGRILLKQFLLPTDQQTDNILPISYK